In Sulfurihydrogenibium subterraneum DSM 15120, a single window of DNA contains:
- a CDS encoding DUF507 family protein has translation MKLPAKLVEIVSHNIAQELLDKHLVEADDPEKFKNDITEILLKAVEEEKEIQEEAERLVEKHINLIDEEIRFRDAVNKVKEKLAEERGIHLDPEERLNQISHKIKKYLETEDSVEIFEHPNKIRRIVLDKLKKLIKEEKEIDKEVRQRIKSYSKKIIEGTPEWKILYNRIYEDALRKRGLM, from the coding sequence GGTGGAGATAGTATCTCACAACATAGCACAGGAACTTTTAGATAAACATTTAGTAGAAGCTGATGACCCAGAAAAATTTAAAAACGATATAACAGAGATACTACTAAAAGCTGTAGAAGAAGAAAAAGAGATACAAGAAGAAGCAGAAAGATTAGTAGAAAAACACATAAATCTTATAGATGAAGAAATAAGATTTAGAGACGCAGTAAATAAAGTAAAAGAAAAGTTGGCTGAAGAAAGAGGAATACATTTAGACCCTGAAGAAAGGCTAAACCAAATATCCCATAAAATAAAGAAGTATCTCGAAACAGAAGACTCTGTTGAGATTTTTGAACATCCAAACAAAATAAGAAGAATTGTTTTAGATAAACTTAAAAAGTTAATCAAAGAAGAAAAAGAGATAGACAAGGAAGTAAGACAAAGAATAAAATCCTACTCTAAAAAGATTATAGAAGGAACTCCTGAGTGGAAGATACTCTACAACAGAATATACGAAGATGCTTTAAGAAAAAGAGGACTAATGTAA